From the genome of Chelmon rostratus isolate fCheRos1 chromosome 1, fCheRos1.pri, whole genome shotgun sequence, one region includes:
- the slc6a2 gene encoding sodium-dependent noradrenaline transporter, with amino-acid sequence MNIQVLPEHKLSSVAPLKPCNVEKKEVELILVKDQNGVQYTSSSIIPTPGHRGGPPGSDDGRETWGKKIDFLLSVIGFAVDLANVWRFPYLCYKNGGGAFLIPYILFLVIAGMPLFYMELALGQYNREGAATVWKICPVFKGVGYTVIIIALYVGFYYNVIIAWSIYYLFSSMTSELPWLKCDNSWNSPNCTDPKSINGSVLGNGTSYAKYKITPAAEYYERGVLHLHQSRGIHDLGLPRWELTLCLVVVVLILYFSLWKGVKSSGKVVYITATMPYVVLFVLLIRGITLPGSMDGIRAYLHIDFKRLNNLEVWIDAATQIFYSLGAGFGVLIAFASYNKFDNNCYRDALLTSTVNCVTSFFSGFAIFSVLGYMAYKHGVRIEDVATEGAGLVFIIYPEAISTLPGSTFWAIVFFIMLLTLGIDSAMGGMEAVITGLTDDFKILKRNRKLFTFATAFGTFLIALLCITNGGIYVLTLLDKYAAGTSILFGVLIEAIGVSWFYGVDRFSEDIERMMGFKPGIYWRLCWKFVSPAFLLFVVVASTLTSSGLKYDEYVFPNWSNVVGWGIAMSSMMFVPFYALYKFLSVPGTFKERIGYCITPEYEHHLVAEGNVRQFKLRHWLAI; translated from the exons ATGAATATCCAGGTTCTGCCAGAACACAAGCTCTCATCGGTGGCCCCGCTGAAACCGTGcaatgtggagaaaaaagaggTAGAACTGATACTGGTGAAGGACCAGAATGGTGTCCAGTACACCAGTTCCTCCATCATTCCCACCCCTGGCCACCGCGGAGGTCCTCCCGGATCCGACGACGGCCGAGAAACTTGGGGCAAGAAAATAGACTTTCTCCTGTCGGTCATTGGCTTCGCGGTGGACCTGGCAAATGTTTGGAGATTTCCTTACTTGTGCTACAAAAATGGAGGAG GTGCTTTTTTGATCCCCTACATTCTTTTCTTGGTCATCGCGGGGATGCCATTGTTCTACATGGAACTTGCCTTGGGCCAGTACAACAGGGAAGGGGCAGCTACAGTTTGGAAAATATGCCCCGTCTTTAAAG GTGTGGGCTACACAGTGATCATCATAGCCCTGTATGTTGGCTTCTACTACAATGTCATCATTGCCTGGTCCATCTACTACCTGTTCTCCTCCATGACCAGCGAGCTGCCCTGGCTCAAATGTGACAACAGCTGGAACAGTCCAAATTGCACCGACCCCAAATCCATCAACGGATCTGTCCTCGGCAACGGGACGTCTTACGCCAAGTACAAGATCACCCCGGCAGCAGAGTACTATGA ACGGGGTGTGTTACATCTCCATCAGAGTAGAGGTATCCATGACCTGGGCCTGCCTCGCTGGGAGCTGACCTTGTGTCTGGTTGTTGTGGTACTAATCCTCTACTTCAGTCTGTGGAAAGGTGTCAAGTCCTCTGGGAAG GTGGTGTACATCACAGCTACCATGCCCTACGTGgtcctttttgttttgctgatcCGAGGCATAACTCTGCCAGGGTCCATGGACGGCATCAGGGCCTACCTCCACATCGACTTCAAGCGGCTCAACAATCTAGAG GTGTGGATTGATGCTGCCACACAGATATTCTACTCACTGGGAGCAGGATTTGGGGTGCTCATTGCATTTGCCAGCTATAACAAATTTGACAACAACTGCTACAG GGATGCTCTCCTGACCAGCACTGTGAACTGCGTCACCAGTTTCTTCTCAGGGTTCGCCATCTTCTCTGTGCTTGGTTACATGGCTTACAAACATGGGGTGAGAATAGAAGATGTGGCAACAGAGG ggGCAGGATTGGTGTTTATCATCTACCCTGAGGCAATTTCTACACTGCCTGGCTCAACATTTTGGGCCATTGTGTTCTTCATCATGTTGCTGACTCTGGGCATTGACAGTGCG atGGGTGGCATGGAGGCAGTCATCACAGGCCTGACAGATGACTTTAAGATCCTCAAGAGAAACAGGAAGCTCTTCACCTTCGCCACGGCCTTTGGAACTTTCCTGATTGCCCTGCTCTGCATTACTAAT GGTGGTATCTACGTCCTGACCCTGCTGGACAAGTATGCAGCAGGGACTTCTATACTATTCGGTGTGTTGATTGAAGCCATTGGAGTGTCGTGGTTTTATG GTGTGGACCGCTTTAGTGAAGATATCGAGCGAATGATGGGCTTTAAGCCAGGGATCTACTGGAGGCTGTGCTGGAAATTCGTCAGTCCGGCTTTTCTGCTG ttTGTGGTGGTAGCTAGTACTTTGACATCATCAGGCCTGAAGTATGATGAGTACGTCTTCCCTAACTGGTCTAACGTCGTTGGCTGGGGTATCGCCATGTCCTCCATGATGTTTGTCCCCTTCTACGCCTTGTATAAATTCCTCAGTGTGCCAGGAACATTCAAAGAG AGGATAGGCTATTGCATTACTCCGGAATATGAACATCATCTGGTGGCTGAAGGAAATGTGCGGCAGTTCAAA ctcaGGCATTGGTTGGCCATCTGA